The following proteins come from a genomic window of Yinghuangia sp. ASG 101:
- a CDS encoding ABC transporter permease, with protein sequence MTGAGAYRPHAAAEGTAGQAAGVRAAPRLVLTARDGLAVAWRNLIGLRRVPRLLVFSTIQPLVFVLMFRYVFGGVVQPALHGVDYVDFLIPGIFVQTAVFGAMNTAIGLATDMQTGLMERFRSLPMARSAVLVGRTTADLARNVFVVALMSGVGFAMGFRIHAGVPAFLGGVLLVLAFGFAMSWIFAVVGMAVGDPETAQAAAFPVLAPLVFASAAFVPVSTMPGWLQAFAEHQPVSRNAEAVRALVLGGPTATDVLQALAWDAGIVAVFAPIGVWLYRKER encoded by the coding sequence ATGACCGGGGCAGGAGCGTACCGCCCGCACGCCGCCGCCGAAGGCACGGCGGGGCAGGCCGCGGGCGTGCGCGCCGCACCGCGTCTCGTACTCACCGCGCGGGACGGACTCGCGGTCGCCTGGCGCAACCTGATCGGCCTGCGCCGGGTGCCGCGTCTGCTGGTCTTCTCGACCATCCAGCCGCTGGTGTTCGTGCTGATGTTCCGGTACGTGTTCGGCGGCGTCGTGCAACCGGCCCTCCACGGGGTCGACTACGTCGACTTCCTGATCCCCGGCATCTTCGTGCAGACCGCCGTCTTCGGCGCCATGAACACCGCGATCGGCCTCGCCACCGACATGCAGACGGGTCTGATGGAGCGCTTCAGATCCCTGCCCATGGCGCGTTCCGCGGTCCTGGTCGGCCGTACGACCGCCGACCTGGCGAGGAACGTCTTCGTCGTGGCGCTCATGTCCGGGGTCGGCTTCGCCATGGGGTTCCGCATCCACGCCGGCGTTCCCGCGTTCCTCGGGGGTGTCCTGCTGGTCCTGGCCTTCGGCTTCGCGATGTCGTGGATCTTCGCCGTCGTCGGTATGGCGGTCGGCGATCCGGAGACCGCCCAGGCCGCGGCCTTCCCCGTCCTCGCTCCCCTGGTCTTCGCCTCGGCGGCGTTCGTGCCGGTGAGCACCATGCCCGGGTGGCTCCAGGCGTTCGCGGAGCACCAGCCGGTGTCGCGCAACGCGGAGGCGGTTCGGGCCCTCGTGCTCGGGGGCCCCACCGCCACGGACGTCCTCCAGGCCCTGGCCTGGGACGCCGGCATCGTCGCGGTCTTCGCGCCGATCGGCGTCTGGCTGTACCGCAAGGAGCGGTAG
- a CDS encoding PfkB family carbohydrate kinase: MADVVEVAAPRGLFVGLCVLDVIQSVERLPGPDEKATALRQTVAAGGPATNAAATFAALGGAAALVTGVGRHRLADAIRDDLAGIGVPPGGVRLLDADSGRTEPPSVSSVLVTASTGDRAVVSANAIGRNLAPPPGLAAEVAAADVLLVDGHHMAVAQAAAAQARDRRRPVVLDGGSWKTGTDTLLESVDVAVCSAAFRPPGTTAPDDVLAYLLDHGVAFAAVSRGPRPIRWRSRGGGTSRVGEVPAPVVDRVVDSVGAGDVLHGALAYAIATRRKEHPWGEREFVEALNSAATTASRSCATFGTRAWMSP, encoded by the coding sequence GTGGCGGACGTCGTGGAAGTCGCCGCGCCGCGCGGACTGTTCGTCGGGCTGTGCGTCCTGGACGTCATCCAGTCCGTCGAACGCCTGCCCGGGCCGGACGAGAAGGCCACCGCGCTGCGGCAGACCGTCGCGGCGGGCGGTCCCGCGACCAACGCGGCGGCGACGTTCGCCGCCCTGGGCGGTGCCGCCGCGTTGGTCACGGGAGTGGGGCGGCACCGCCTCGCGGACGCGATCCGCGACGACCTCGCCGGAATCGGCGTCCCGCCGGGCGGAGTGCGCCTTCTGGACGCCGACTCCGGCCGCACCGAGCCGCCGTCCGTGTCCTCGGTGCTGGTGACGGCGTCCACCGGCGACCGTGCGGTGGTGTCCGCGAACGCGATCGGGCGGAACCTCGCCCCGCCGCCGGGCCTGGCGGCGGAGGTCGCCGCGGCGGACGTCCTGCTCGTGGACGGCCACCACATGGCCGTGGCCCAGGCCGCCGCGGCGCAGGCGCGGGACCGTCGTCGCCCGGTCGTGCTGGACGGCGGCAGTTGGAAGACCGGAACGGACACGTTGCTCGAAAGCGTGGACGTCGCCGTGTGCTCGGCGGCGTTCCGGCCCCCGGGGACCACCGCCCCCGACGACGTGCTCGCGTACCTGCTCGACCACGGCGTCGCCTTCGCGGCGGTGAGCCGCGGCCCGCGGCCGATCCGCTGGCGCTCGCGCGGCGGCGGCACGTCCCGGGTCGGCGAGGTGCCGGCCCCGGTGGTGGACCGGGTCGTCGACTCCGTGGGCGCGGGCGACGTGCTGCACGGTGCGCTGGCTTATGCGATCGCCACGCGGAGGAAGGAACATCCCTGGGGCGAACGGGAGTTCGTCGAGGCCCTGAACTCCGCCGCGACCACCGCGAGTCGATCGTGTGCCACATTCGGGACCCGGGCGTGGATGTCGCCGTGA
- a CDS encoding aldo/keto reductase translates to MSNTVDQPVRASGTFVLGGDLPVRRLGYGTMQLTGPGVWGDPKDPDEAVRVLRRAVDLGVNFIDTADAYGPFTADLLLRKALHPYPDDLVIATKAGFTRQGPDAWTPVGRPEYLRQQVELSLRHLGLERIDLLQLHRIDPKVPTEEQIGELAALQREGKIRHIGLSEVSVAQIEEAGKTARIVSVQNRFNLAERDAEDVLDHAEANDLAFIPWFPLATGGLAGPDSPLSRIAASHEATPSQLALAWLLRRSPVMLPIPGTSSVAHLEENVLGATVELSDEEFAALAAAAG, encoded by the coding sequence ATGTCGAACACCGTCGATCAGCCGGTGCGCGCTTCCGGAACGTTCGTCCTGGGCGGCGACCTGCCCGTCCGGCGCCTCGGCTACGGCACCATGCAGCTGACCGGGCCGGGGGTCTGGGGTGATCCGAAGGACCCGGACGAGGCCGTACGCGTGTTGCGGCGCGCCGTCGACCTCGGTGTCAACTTCATCGACACCGCGGACGCCTACGGCCCCTTCACCGCGGATCTGCTGCTGCGCAAGGCCCTGCACCCCTACCCCGACGACCTGGTGATCGCCACCAAGGCCGGTTTCACCCGCCAGGGCCCGGACGCCTGGACCCCCGTGGGGCGCCCGGAGTACCTGCGCCAGCAGGTGGAGCTGAGCCTGCGGCACCTGGGCCTGGAGCGGATCGACCTGCTGCAACTGCACCGCATCGACCCGAAGGTGCCGACGGAGGAGCAGATCGGCGAGCTGGCCGCGCTCCAGCGGGAGGGCAAGATCCGCCACATCGGCCTCAGCGAGGTCTCCGTGGCCCAGATCGAGGAGGCCGGGAAGACCGCGAGGATCGTCTCGGTCCAGAACCGCTTCAACCTGGCCGAGCGCGATGCCGAGGACGTCCTCGACCACGCCGAGGCGAACGACCTGGCGTTCATTCCGTGGTTCCCGCTGGCCACGGGCGGCCTCGCCGGGCCGGACAGCCCCCTGAGCCGGATCGCCGCCTCCCACGAGGCCACGCCCTCGCAACTCGCCCTGGCCTGGCTGCTGCGGCGGTCCCCGGTCATGCTGCCGATCCCGGGCACGTCGTCGGTGGCGCACCTCGAGGAGAACGTCCTCGGGGCGACCGTCGAACTGAGCGACGAGGAGTTCGCGGCGCTCGCCGCCGCCGCCGGATGA
- a CDS encoding ATP-binding cassette domain-containing protein, giving the protein MDEAISVQGLGKRFGAVTALESVDFRVPTGTVFGLLGPNGAGKSTAIRILTTIAQPTTGRAEVFGHDVVREADTVRTLIGLAGQYAAVDKNLTGRENLRLIGRLTHIRRSRTRSRAAELLDRFDLAEAGDRPARTYSGGMRRRLDVAAALVPEPPVLFLDEPTTGLDPQSRNALWDMIRGLVADGTTVLLTTQYLEEADQLAERVVVIDHGRVIADDTPSALKTRMGNTVIELDMGADGRGRQAAELLRGRVAGRADVEGGRLRLNSREGSRPLLGMLRLLDAQGLVPDAVAVREPSLDDVFLELTGHRAETPPNTGPTPPAS; this is encoded by the coding sequence GTGGACGAGGCGATCAGCGTCCAAGGCCTCGGCAAGCGGTTCGGCGCGGTGACGGCGCTGGAGTCGGTGGACTTCCGGGTGCCGACCGGAACGGTTTTCGGCCTGCTCGGCCCGAACGGTGCGGGCAAAAGCACCGCGATCCGCATCCTGACGACCATCGCGCAGCCCACCACGGGCCGCGCCGAGGTGTTCGGACACGACGTGGTCCGCGAGGCCGACACCGTCCGGACACTGATCGGCCTGGCCGGGCAGTACGCGGCGGTCGACAAGAACCTCACCGGGCGGGAGAACCTGCGCCTGATCGGGCGTCTCACCCATATCCGGCGCTCCCGGACGCGGTCTCGCGCCGCCGAACTCCTCGACCGCTTCGACCTCGCGGAGGCGGGCGACCGCCCGGCCCGGACCTACTCCGGGGGTATGCGCAGACGCCTGGACGTCGCGGCGGCGCTGGTCCCCGAGCCGCCGGTGCTCTTCCTCGACGAGCCGACCACCGGGCTGGACCCGCAGAGCCGCAACGCGCTGTGGGACATGATCCGCGGTCTGGTCGCCGACGGCACGACCGTGCTGCTCACCACGCAGTACCTGGAGGAGGCCGACCAACTCGCGGAGCGGGTGGTCGTCATCGACCACGGACGGGTCATCGCCGACGACACACCGTCCGCGCTGAAGACCCGCATGGGCAACACCGTCATCGAACTCGACATGGGGGCGGACGGCCGAGGGCGGCAGGCGGCCGAACTGCTGCGCGGCAGGGTCGCGGGGCGGGCGGACGTGGAAGGCGGTCGGCTGCGCCTGAACTCCCGCGAGGGCTCGCGGCCCCTGCTGGGCATGCTCCGTCTCCTGGACGCCCAGGGCCTCGTCCCCGACGCCGTGGCCGTCCGCGAGCCCAGCCTCGACGACGTGTTCCTGGAGCTGACCGGCCACCGTGCCGAGACACCCCCAAACACCGGCCCCACCCCACCCGCGTCATGA
- a CDS encoding TetR/AcrR family transcriptional regulator, with translation MAGSRRVGAETSKTRDVLLDSVERLMLDEGYAGVTYRAVAARSGVTAGLVQYYFPTLDDVFVAAIRRRTDRNVDRLAEALRAHPGEELRVVWEHSRDEATAALISEFTALGNHRKSIRAEIAKVTEQVRAVQLDALAARPPRHDPTNGLLPVETVLFLIAGIPKLIKLEKGIGVSLSRAEVLDSVERFLDAIEPRTGEAGEGTREG, from the coding sequence ATGGCCGGGAGTCGTCGGGTCGGTGCGGAGACGTCGAAGACTCGGGACGTCCTGCTCGACAGCGTCGAACGCCTGATGCTCGACGAGGGGTACGCCGGTGTCACCTATCGGGCGGTCGCCGCGCGCTCGGGTGTGACGGCGGGGCTGGTGCAGTACTACTTTCCGACGCTGGACGATGTGTTCGTGGCCGCGATCCGGCGCCGTACCGACCGCAATGTCGACCGCCTCGCGGAGGCGCTGCGCGCCCACCCCGGGGAGGAACTGCGGGTGGTGTGGGAGCACAGTCGGGACGAGGCGACGGCGGCGCTGATCTCCGAGTTCACCGCGCTCGGCAATCACCGGAAGTCGATCCGGGCCGAGATCGCGAAGGTCACCGAGCAAGTGCGCGCGGTCCAACTCGATGCCCTGGCCGCGAGGCCGCCGCGGCATGACCCGACGAACGGCCTGCTCCCGGTGGAAACGGTGTTGTTTTTGATCGCCGGCATTCCCAAGTTGATCAAACTGGAGAAGGGCATCGGCGTCTCGCTGTCGCGTGCCGAGGTACTTGATTCCGTCGAGCGATTCCTGGACGCGATCGAACCGCGGACGGGTGAGGCGGGGGAGGGTACGCGCGAGGGGTGA
- a CDS encoding TetR/AcrR family transcriptional regulator — translation MAATAGRGSYAKSAGVRRRILEVCADAFGETGFHGASTKDIAQRAGISHTGLRHHFPRKEDLLAAVLDLRDERGTAFLRSADAVDPDAFPVEALRGMLDLVVDHELQPGLMQLHCVLSAEATAADHPAHAYYAERHRQLRAFYARAYTALARGGQLRSAVDPETLAVMTVSLVKGIQEQWLFDRETVRIEYALRMFLASVVPELGDESGR, via the coding sequence ATGGCGGCCACGGCCGGGCGTGGGTCGTATGCGAAGTCGGCCGGGGTGCGGCGGCGGATTCTCGAGGTCTGTGCGGACGCGTTCGGCGAGACCGGGTTCCACGGCGCGTCCACCAAGGACATCGCGCAACGCGCCGGGATCAGCCACACCGGTCTGCGGCACCATTTCCCGCGCAAAGAGGACCTGCTCGCGGCGGTGCTGGACCTGCGGGACGAACGCGGCACCGCGTTTCTGCGGTCCGCCGACGCGGTCGATCCCGACGCGTTCCCCGTCGAGGCGCTCCGAGGCATGCTCGACCTGGTCGTCGATCACGAACTACAGCCCGGGCTCATGCAGTTGCACTGCGTGCTCTCGGCCGAGGCGACCGCCGCCGACCATCCCGCGCACGCCTACTACGCCGAACGCCACCGCCAGCTCCGCGCGTTCTACGCGAGGGCGTACACCGCCCTCGCCCGCGGGGGCCAACTGCGGTCGGCCGTCGACCCCGAGACGCTGGCGGTCATGACCGTCTCGCTCGTCAAGGGCATTCAGGAGCAGTGGCTCTTCGACCGCGAGACGGTGAGGATCGAGTACGCGCTGCGCATGTTCCTGGCCTCGGTCGTGCCCGAACTCGGCGACGAGAGCGGCCGATGA
- a CDS encoding helix-turn-helix domain-containing protein — protein sequence MHDETAGTRPPEPGLLARHVRERRRTCGLSVPSLAEIAGLSEAWIAAVEEGTASADRTSLSRLAAALQTTVSRLVAGDDTDEPSPGASAPGTGTGDLRSRTMVDMSDDECYARLAMRSVGRVSSATREEPFVLPVNYMVDGRDVVFRTSPDSSLAEVAGSTAFEVDDLLDSARLGWSVLLTGHAERVTDADEMRRLAERAPEPWPGGDRPVWIRIRPDRVTGRRIAPHPHDV from the coding sequence ATGCACGACGAAACCGCCGGGACCCGCCCCCCGGAACCGGGCCTGCTGGCCCGCCACGTCCGCGAACGGCGCCGTACGTGCGGCCTGTCGGTGCCGAGCCTGGCGGAGATCGCCGGGCTGTCCGAGGCGTGGATCGCCGCCGTCGAGGAGGGCACCGCCTCGGCCGACCGCACGTCGCTGTCACGCCTGGCCGCCGCGCTGCAGACGACCGTGAGCCGGCTCGTCGCCGGGGACGACACGGACGAGCCGTCACCCGGCGCCTCGGCCCCCGGCACCGGCACGGGCGACCTGCGGAGCCGCACGATGGTCGACATGAGCGACGACGAGTGCTACGCCAGACTCGCGATGCGCTCGGTGGGACGAGTGTCGTCCGCAACACGGGAGGAGCCTTTCGTCCTCCCGGTCAACTACATGGTGGACGGGCGCGACGTCGTCTTCCGCACCTCGCCCGATTCGTCCCTCGCCGAGGTCGCGGGTTCCACCGCGTTCGAGGTCGACGACCTGCTGGACTCCGCCCGGCTCGGCTGGAGCGTCCTGCTCACCGGCCACGCCGAGCGCGTCACCGACGCCGACGAGATGCGCCGGCTCGCCGAGCGGGCGCCCGAGCCGTGGCCCGGCGGCGACCGGCCCGTGTGGATCCGCATCCGCCCGGACCGCGTCACCGGACGCCGGATCGCGCCGCACCCTCACGACGTCTGA
- a CDS encoding site-2 protease family protein encodes MRATFRLGRIAGVRVGVHWTVAVIFAVIAVGLAQSRLPDVYPGHSWALYWVVGLLTAVVFLASLLAHELAHAVVAKRNGVAVDDIVLWLLGGVARLRGEAPTPGAEFRLAGVGPLVSLVLGVVFGLAAWGVHAAFGAGLAVDALAWLAVINIVLAVFNAIPAAPLDGGRLLHAAMWRRSGDRLRATVGASTAGRGFGWALVLLGLFLFVRGDTVGGVWTALIGWFLTSAATLERRQAEVRRTLAGIPVRNAMTREPVTMTERLTVADVLNDAEHRYRHPAFPVTDDAEAPVGLMTLNSARHVPEKDRNTVTVRDVMVPLARVDVVGPDEPLADIVPRLDPVPEHRVMVVAHGRCVGVVSASDVNDMVTWLVANNPQSHSR; translated from the coding sequence ATGCGTGCGACTTTCCGGTTGGGAAGGATCGCCGGAGTACGCGTCGGGGTGCACTGGACCGTCGCGGTCATTTTCGCGGTGATCGCGGTCGGGCTCGCGCAAAGCCGCCTTCCGGACGTGTACCCCGGGCACTCCTGGGCCCTCTACTGGGTGGTCGGCCTGCTGACGGCCGTGGTGTTCCTCGCGTCCCTGCTCGCTCACGAACTGGCGCACGCCGTGGTCGCCAAGCGCAACGGGGTGGCCGTGGACGACATCGTCCTGTGGCTCCTCGGCGGCGTCGCGCGCCTGCGCGGGGAAGCGCCGACCCCGGGCGCGGAGTTCCGCCTCGCGGGTGTCGGGCCGCTGGTGAGCCTTGTCCTCGGGGTGGTCTTCGGCCTGGCCGCGTGGGGGGTGCACGCCGCCTTCGGCGCGGGGCTCGCCGTTGACGCACTGGCCTGGCTCGCCGTGATCAACATCGTGCTCGCGGTGTTCAACGCCATTCCGGCCGCCCCGCTCGACGGCGGACGACTGCTGCACGCGGCCATGTGGCGCCGGTCCGGTGACCGGCTCCGCGCCACCGTCGGCGCGAGCACGGCGGGCCGGGGCTTCGGCTGGGCGCTGGTGCTGCTCGGGCTGTTCCTGTTCGTACGCGGGGACACCGTCGGCGGCGTGTGGACGGCACTCATCGGCTGGTTCCTGACCTCGGCCGCGACCCTGGAACGGCGCCAGGCGGAGGTACGGAGGACACTCGCCGGGATTCCGGTGCGCAACGCGATGACGCGCGAGCCGGTCACCATGACGGAACGGCTCACGGTCGCCGACGTCCTGAACGACGCGGAGCACCGGTACCGGCACCCGGCGTTCCCGGTCACCGACGACGCCGAGGCGCCGGTGGGCCTGATGACCCTGAACTCCGCCCGTCACGTACCGGAGAAGGACCGCAACACGGTCACCGTGCGCGACGTCATGGTGCCTCTCGCACGGGTCGACGTCGTCGGGCCGGACGAGCCGTTGGCGGACATCGTCCCGCGTCTGGACCCCGTGCCCGAGCACCGGGTGATGGTGGTCGCGCACGGCCGGTGCGTCGGTGTCGTCTCCGCGTCCGATGTCAACGACATGGTGACGTGGCTGGTCGCGAACAACCCCCAGAGCCACAGCCGTTGA
- a CDS encoding oxidoreductase codes for MGRVWLVTGASSGFGRAITEAAVAAGDVVVAAARRTAPLDDLVAAYPDQVEALALDVTDIAGAGAAVNDVAVRYGRIDVLVNNAGRGLVGAVEETTDAELRDLMELHFFGPAALTRAVLPHMRGRGSGAIVQVTSMGGQLAFAGVGGYCATKFALEGLSEALADEVAPLGIRVLIVEPGAFRTAFAGPGALRLSAPLDAYRDTVGPVRTNLPGGTGREPGDPAKAAAAILAALDADKAPLRLPLGNDAADAIGERLAVTGAELRSWEEVVRGTDFDDVAARR; via the coding sequence ATGGGCAGGGTGTGGCTGGTCACGGGGGCGAGCAGCGGCTTCGGCCGGGCGATCACGGAGGCGGCGGTGGCCGCGGGCGACGTCGTGGTGGCGGCGGCGCGGCGCACCGCACCGCTCGACGACCTCGTGGCGGCGTACCCCGACCAGGTCGAGGCGCTGGCGCTGGACGTCACCGATATCGCGGGGGCCGGTGCCGCGGTGAACGACGTGGCCGTCCGGTACGGCCGCATCGACGTGCTGGTCAACAACGCGGGACGGGGCCTGGTCGGCGCGGTCGAGGAGACGACCGACGCGGAGCTGCGGGACCTGATGGAGCTGCACTTCTTCGGCCCGGCCGCGCTCACCCGCGCGGTGCTGCCGCACATGCGCGGCCGGGGCTCGGGGGCGATCGTGCAGGTCACCAGCATGGGCGGGCAGCTCGCCTTCGCCGGTGTCGGCGGCTACTGCGCCACGAAGTTCGCGCTGGAGGGGCTTTCCGAGGCGCTGGCCGACGAGGTCGCGCCGCTCGGCATCCGGGTGTTGATCGTCGAGCCCGGCGCCTTCCGGACCGCGTTCGCGGGTCCGGGGGCCCTGCGCCTGTCCGCGCCTCTGGACGCCTACCGCGACACCGTGGGCCCGGTGCGCACGAACCTCCCGGGCGGCACCGGCCGCGAACCCGGCGACCCGGCGAAGGCCGCCGCCGCCATCCTCGCGGCCCTGGACGCGGACAAGGCCCCGCTGCGCCTGCCGCTCGGCAACGACGCGGCCGACGCGATCGGCGAACGCCTCGCCGTCACCGGCGCCGAACTGCGGTCGTGGGAAGAGGTCGTACGCGGTACGGACTTCGACGACGTCGCGGCGCGGCGGTAG
- a CDS encoding LysR family transcriptional regulator: MVMDARVRDLRYFVAVAEELHFTRAAERLYVSQPALSKQIRMLEGQAGAELFERGRREVRLTDAGAALLPHARRVIAEWDAARASVARVVADRARVFTLGMSTSPGRGGLLPAIRSRFTAARPDVRIRLRQVAWYDTTAGLADGACDAAFVWLPLPEPERFRWTVVAEEPCLVAMADGHPLAARETVDFADLLDEPFLAIPAEAGPLRDYWLATDARGGRPPRIAAEVASTEETYEALAAGLGVVLLAAGNARLVTLGGVVARPVRGLPPSRFALAWRTDDRNPLLRDCIRACREATRAS; this comes from the coding sequence ATGGTTATGGACGCACGCGTACGAGATCTCCGCTACTTCGTCGCCGTGGCCGAGGAGCTTCACTTCACCCGCGCGGCCGAGCGGCTGTACGTCTCCCAGCCCGCGCTGAGCAAGCAGATCAGGATGCTGGAGGGCCAGGCCGGGGCCGAGCTGTTCGAGCGCGGCCGACGCGAAGTGCGCCTGACCGACGCGGGCGCCGCGCTGCTCCCGCACGCCCGGCGCGTCATCGCCGAATGGGACGCCGCCCGCGCGTCGGTCGCCCGTGTCGTCGCCGACCGGGCGCGCGTCTTCACGTTGGGCATGAGCACCAGCCCGGGGCGCGGCGGCCTGCTTCCCGCGATCCGCTCGCGCTTCACCGCGGCCCGTCCGGACGTGCGCATCCGGCTCCGCCAGGTCGCCTGGTACGACACGACCGCGGGGCTCGCCGACGGTGCCTGCGACGCCGCGTTCGTCTGGCTGCCGCTGCCCGAGCCGGAGCGGTTCCGGTGGACCGTCGTCGCCGAGGAACCGTGTCTGGTCGCCATGGCCGACGGCCACCCGCTCGCCGCGCGCGAGACCGTCGACTTCGCCGACCTGCTCGACGAGCCGTTCCTCGCCATCCCCGCCGAGGCGGGGCCGCTGCGCGACTACTGGCTCGCCACCGACGCCCGCGGCGGCAGGCCACCGCGGATCGCCGCCGAGGTGGCGAGTACCGAGGAGACGTACGAAGCACTCGCGGCGGGCCTCGGCGTCGTCCTGCTCGCGGCCGGCAACGCCCGGCTCGTCACCCTCGGCGGCGTCGTCGCCCGCCCCGTCCGCGGCCTGCCGCCGAGCCGCTTCGCCCTCGCCTGGCGCACCGACGACCGCAACCCCCTGCTGCGCGACTGCATCCGCGCGTGCCGAGAGGCGACGCGCGCTTCCTGA
- a CDS encoding universal stress protein, with product MPSAPTDERVIVGVEGTDAGRLAVAWAADEAVLHGRPLRLIRALDWPLGADENLAPKAPWDTWRSRYRSANRQVLDEARAAVLERHPGLDVDERLIDGLAERVLGEASGDAFLTVLGSRHLSSLREAFTTGSVAVPVIAHASCPVAVIRCVENTGAVPPTVVVGVDGSRGADLAWEHACEEAALRGASVLAIFAYTIALSMGATAMLADAALRDARETLAHSVDTWRARYPGIPIVGDVRLGHPVRVLTDASEDALLLVVGNRGIGGFRRMLLGSVSHGLVHNARCPLVVVPGGASEA from the coding sequence ATGCCCAGTGCCCCGACGGACGAGCGCGTGATCGTCGGTGTGGAGGGGACCGATGCCGGGCGGCTCGCGGTGGCCTGGGCCGCGGACGAGGCGGTGCTGCACGGGCGGCCCCTGCGCCTGATCCGCGCGCTGGACTGGCCGCTGGGGGCGGACGAGAACCTGGCTCCCAAGGCACCGTGGGACACCTGGCGCAGCCGCTACCGCAGCGCCAACCGGCAGGTGCTGGACGAGGCCAGGGCGGCGGTGCTGGAGCGGCACCCCGGCCTCGACGTCGACGAGCGGTTGATCGACGGGCTTGCGGAGCGCGTCCTCGGCGAGGCGTCCGGCGACGCGTTCCTCACGGTCCTGGGCTCGCGTCACCTCTCGTCGCTGCGGGAGGCGTTCACCACCGGGAGCGTCGCGGTCCCGGTGATCGCCCACGCCTCGTGCCCGGTGGCCGTCATCCGGTGCGTCGAGAACACCGGCGCGGTGCCGCCCACCGTGGTCGTGGGGGTGGACGGTTCCCGGGGCGCGGATCTGGCGTGGGAGCACGCGTGCGAGGAGGCGGCGCTGCGCGGCGCGTCGGTCCTCGCGATCTTCGCCTACACGATCGCCCTGAGCATGGGGGCCACCGCGATGCTCGCCGACGCCGCGCTGCGCGACGCGCGGGAGACGCTGGCGCACTCCGTCGACACGTGGCGGGCGCGGTACCCCGGCATCCCGATCGTCGGCGACGTACGCCTCGGCCACCCCGTGCGCGTGCTGACCGACGCCTCGGAGGACGCGTTGCTCCTGGTGGTGGGCAACCGCGGCATCGGCGGGTTCCGCCGCATGCTCCTCGGCTCGGTGAGCCACGGACTCGTCCACAACGCCCGGTGCCCGCTGGTCGTCGTTCCGGGCGGCGCGAGCGAGGCCTGA